The genomic region TTTCTTCGTGCTCGACGACTCGGGTTACGGTGTAGAAATGTATATGTACATCTACAACGCCAACGATTTTACTTTCATTACACGCCATAAAGTGCCTACCGATATGGTGTCTATAGGCTGTCCTATCGCATACGACGAGAAGACGGACAAGGTGTATTCTGTCTACAAAGACGGCAGCACCTACAAGCTATGCACCCTTAACCTTACCAAACACGAACGCAACGAGGTGGGCACACTGGGCAACAACTTCCTCGCAATAACCTTCAACAAGGAGGGAAAGCTCTACGGCATCAACTCGGCAGGTAGGGTTGGAGAGATTTCAACCGCCGACGCCACCTTCACCGAGATACTTTCAACGGGTATGAATCCGCACTATCAGCAGTCGGCAGCTTTCCCTGCAAACGACAACAACACAATGTATTGGGCTGCCACGCTCGACGATTGGGGCGGCACTCTGGGCATTTACAAGATAGATTTAAAAGCCAAGACCAGCACAATGCTGCGCGAATTCAAGCACGAAGAGGAATTTGGCTGTCTTTGGGTGGGCGATAAAGTGGTGGCACAAGGTGCTCCTGCCGCATCGACCGACCTTGCTGCCGACTTTGCAAACGGAAAGCTGACGGGCAAAATCAACTTTACCGCACCCGAAAAGACCTACGGCGGACAGACGCTGACGGGCGAACTCACCTACAAAGTCCTCGTAGATGGCGTGGAAAACATGCAGGGCAGCACGCAGGCAGGCAAGGCTACCACTGCCGAAGTTACCACCACGCAGGGGCTGCACGATTTTGCAGTCATCGTAAGCAATGCCGAAGGCGATGGCGACAAGGCTGAAATAAAGAACATATACGTAGGGCACGACACGCCAAAGCAGGTGAAGAACGTGAAGTTGGTGCAGGGCGGTGCCACCGATAAGCTGACGCTGACGTGGGACGCAGCCACCGAAGGAATGCACAACGGATATGTAGACCCGGCAGAAGTGAAATACCAAGTGCACAAGATGCCTTCGGGCGAAATTGTAGACAACGCCGCAACGTCTCCATTCAAGTACACTGTAACACAAGAAAAGGCAGAAAAATGTTTCTTCGACGTAACTCCGTACATCGACAACGACCACAAGGGAATGCCCACGGCATCAAACAAGGTTATGATAGGCAAGCCTTTCGAAGTGCCCTACGCTGCCGGTTTCGACACCAACGACGAAGTATTGCTCTTCACCATCGAGCACATCGGCGACGGAAACGCTTACTGGGATTGGGACTACGACTACAAGTTCATGAAGATATACAGCTCTACGGCACCTAAAAACGACTGGTTGTTCACACCATTCATCGCCGTTGAGGAAGGTTCGATATACGAACTGTCGTTTGATATACGCACCGTAGGCACCGAAAAGTATGAAGTGAAGTACGGATTGGCACCCGAAGCCGCTGCCATGACCGAGCAATTGGCAGCAGATACCGAAGTGGAAAGCGACCAGTTCGCCACCCGCAGCATTGAGTTCACTGCCAACAAGACGGCTGCCATCTACATTGGCTTCCATGCCAACACCACAAACGTGGAGAAAGCCATGAACTTCTACCTCGACAACATACGCTTGGAGAAGGTTGGTACAACCGCCATCGGCTGCATACCTACCACAACAACCAACGCGAACTTGCGCATTGCCGACGGCGGATTTTATATTCTTGACCGCGATACCCACGTCAGTGTGGCACGCATCGACGGCACCACCGTGCTTAGCCGCACCGTTCAGGCTGGTCAGCACGTATCTCTGCCGAAGGGCATCTACATTGTGCGCACCGCCAACGCCGCACAGAAGGTAGTTGTAAAGTAAGGTTCGGGTAAACCGCAGAAACCATTTAGCAAACATACAGCACGTCCCACATTGCAGAATAAATGCAGTGTGGGACGTTTGTTTTACTTCTTCAACAATTTCATTTATCAAAAATAAATAGTATCTTTGCAGAAAAAAGAAAGCACTATGCAGGGAGACAACACGCAGACATTATGGCAAGTAGTGAAAGGATACTTCAATGCTTTCCCAGAGAAAGATTGCGAAGACGAAGTGGTAGCGCAGATAAGCGATGGCGTAGACTTTCACGGTGCAACCCTTTGGGTACTTATTTTTGCCATCTTCATAGCCTCGTTGGGTTTGAATGTCAATTCAACGGCAGTCATAATAGGTGCCATGCTCATATCGCCACTGATGGGACCAATCATCGGAATGGGCTTAGCAGTGGGCATAGCCGACCTTAAATTGTTCAAGCGGGCACTTACAAACTATCTCATTACAACGGTAATCAGTGTCGTTACAGCTACAATTTACTTCACCATTTCGCCCATTACCGAAGCCCAGTCGGAACTTTTGGCACGCACCTCGCCCACGCTTTACGATGTGTTAATCGCCCTTTTTGGTGGTGCTGCAGGCATTTTAGCCATCTCCACCAAGAGTAAGAACAACGTAATTCCGGGCGTTGCGATAGCCACGGCATTGATGCCACCGCTCTGTACGGCAGGTTATGGATTTGCAATGGGCAACACTTCCTACTTCTTTGGTGCATTCTATTTATACTTCATCAATACGGTTTTCATCGCCTTTACCACCTGCATAGGCGTTCGCTTGCTGCATTTCCATCGGAAAAAGTTTGTCGATCGCGAGAAGATGAAGCGGGTGAACTATTATATTATAAGCATTGTCATCATCACAATGCTACCTGCTGGCTATATGACATGGAGCATTATCAAGCAGAGTGTGATTGAAAACAACGTTGAGAAATTTGTACGCGACGAGCTCGATAACAGTGGAACGTACATTATTTCGCACGAATACGATTCTAAAACCAAGACACTCAACGTGGTGGCAATAGGCAAACCAATCTCAGTCGGTGCCATAGCGAAAGCGCAGAAGAGTATGGCAGACTATAAGCTTGGCGACTATACACTTAAAGTGATACAAGGAGCGAGTTCCGATAGCCTTTTGGCCATACAGCGTAACAAGAAAGGTTTGGCTGTTCCGGGCGAAGGAAACTCGTCCAAATGGCAAGAACAGGCATATCAGAACGTTGCATTGCAGAAGCAGTTGGCTGCCTATACACGCTATCCTGTATTGGCAAATGATATGAAACGCGAGCTGAAAGTGGTGTGCCCCGCAGCCAAAAGCCTTGTTCTTTCTCAGTCTTCCGAATGCTTTTTAGACACCGCTTTGACGAAAGGATATGTTATGGCGGTGGTTAAAACCAACAATACGCTTGCCAAAGACGATAGGCAACAGCTTTATGAATGGCTCAAGGCGAGAGTGAAAACCGACAGTCTGGAGTTGATAGTTCTGCCACAATAGCAAGTGCGGTCAGTATGTCGATTGCCGAAGAGCATTTGTTTCGTCAAGGGCAGAAAACACTTCAGTTTTGTAAAAATTATTCCGAAGAAAAACGATAATTTCGATTTGACACTGCGAAAGCGGCTGTTTTGCATTGCAAAACAGCCGCTTTTACCGTGCAAAACCTACGCTTTTGGATTGCAAAACAATAGGTTTTGCAATGCGTTGATAATGAAGCGGTTATGCAATATATATACTTGTGAAAAATATTTACACTTTATTGCCTACTTTCCGTCTATAAAACGAGGCATGCAGGGGTGGTTGTGTAGCTGCTGAAAGGGACTTGCTTGTTTGTAAAGGTGGAACGTTGGGATTGTTCTGCTGATTATCGGCTGGCTTTGAGGCGTTGTTTTGGCTTTGCCAAATTATTGGTCGGGGTTTTCAACGAAGCCTTTGTACTGTTCTTCCAGTCCGCTTTCAATGCTGTCGTAAGCCTCCTTCATGGTTTCCTTTTCAAATTCCGCTCCCTTTCCTTTCGGTGCAATCGGCTCGTGAATGGTGAGCGAAAGACGGTGCCGGACGGGGAAATGCCAGTCGCGCGTGCGGGGCATGACATCGAACGAACCGTTGATGGTTATCGGACAAACGGGCAATTGCAGTTCGTCTGCCAGCATGAAGGCACCACGACGGAATATGCCTATGTGCCCCGTAAAGGTGCGTGCGCCCTCGGGGAACACCACTACCGACATGCCTTCGCGCAGCGTTTCGCGTGCCTGGTCGTAGGTTTGCTTAATCTTGCTCGCCCCCGACTTGTCTACAAATATATGGTGTGCACATTCGCAGGCTATGCCCACGAAGGGTATCTTGCGTATGCTCTTCTTCATCATCCACTTGAAGTTGCGACCTAAAAAGCCGTAAATAAGGAATATATCGAACGAACCCTGGTGGTTAGACACAAACACGTAGCTCTGGTTGGGGCGCAGATGCTCGCGTCCTTCCACCCTTACGGGCAGCAGAAGGGCACGGATAACGAACTGTCCCCATAACCGTCCGGGGTGATAGCCCCAGAAATGGCCGTTGCCCAAGCGGCAGCCTATTGCCGTAACTGTGGCAGTTATGACGGACGAAACAAGGAAAAGTGGAAGAAAGACAAACAGCACGTACACCCGATAGAGCAGGGTGAGCAGGGTTCCGGCGAGCGTTCTGTGTGCCGTTGGTGTAGTTTTTTTGTTGTAGTTCTGTTGCATAGTGTCTGTATATTATCCCTTATTCTGTTGTTTTCGCTTTTAAAGTGATTACCACAATCTCGTTTGGCATGTTCAGACGGAACGGTGCAAATCCGCCCAGACCGTCGGTAACGTTAAGTATCTGGTTGCCGCTGCGATACACGCCATAGTCGTTTTTCTCCCGAATTTTGGTCGGACGGAAGCCAAAAATCTGCATTTGTCCGCCGTGGGTATGCCCGCTCAGCGTTATCTGCGCCATCTTCCCGGGCACTATGTGGCGTCTCCATGCTGATGGGTCGTGCTGAAGCATGATGACGAAAGCCCCTTTTTGGACTCCCTTGAGCGTCTTTGGGTAGTTGGCTTTCTGTGGGAAGGGCGGTTTGCCGTCGTTCTCTGTGCCTGCAACAACGATGCTGTCGGTGCCGCGTCTGATGGTTGTGTGGCTGTTTTCCAACAGCTTCCAGCCTAATTTGGAGCGCACGATGTCTGCGAAATCCTTGTTTTGTTGTTCGGCATCTTTAGGGCTTAGTTTTACGTATTCGGTATAATCGTGGTTTCCGCGCACGGCAATGGCGTTCTTCATGCTGGTTTTCAGGAGGTTGGTGAAGGGCAGAATTTCGCTCGGACGCATGTTCTGAAGGTCGCCTGTAAACACAATCAGGTCGGCATTAGCCTGTTTTATGCTGTCCATCTCGTTTTCAAGAATAAAGCGCCGCCACCCATTGAAAGTTCCGATGTGCATGTCCGACACCTGAACAATGCGGTATCCGTCGAAGTTTCTGGGCAAACCGCTTGCCGTAAGCGTAATATGGCGTACCCTAATCTGCGAAAAGCCGAAGGTAAGACCGTACACATACACCAAGAAAGCGGCTATTCCAGCCGCCAAACCCACGTAATGGCCGTAGTTCCGGCGTGTTCTGATAATGGTTTTGCGTATGATTGACCCGATGATTGAACAGATTCCGAAGATGGTTTTTGGTCCTACGAACGCCCCAAGCAGGAAAAGATAGGTGTTGAGCCACGTCAGATTGGTGGGTGCAAAGTTGTGTATAGACGCCAGAATGCAGGTGTATGTTACAAGAAAAATGGTAGGAATCCACCATGCAAGTCGCTGTTGCCAAGTGATGTGCACACGTTTTCGGAAGTAGTGGGCGTCGATATAGACATCGGAAAGGACGATGACGAGCAGCAAGGGAATAACAATTCGTGCAATCATAAGCAGTCTATTTTTTCGTTACGAAACCTTATTTGTTCACCCCGATAGTCCGCATTGAACCGTTTTCCGTCAAGAATGTGGACACCATTGCACAGCATATGCACCACCTTCCAGCGGTATTCGTGTCCCAACATGGGGCTCCATTTGCACTTGCTTTGTATGTCTGCCTCGGTAACCGTCCACGGCGTGTTCGGCTGGACAATCGCTATGTCGGCACGGTAGCCCTCTCGCAAGAACCCCCTTTCGCTTATATTGAATCGCTTGGCAGGTGCGTGCGCCATGAGTTCCACGAGCCGTTCGAGTGTAAGAACCCCGCTATCGACCAGCTCGAGCATGGTTGGCAGCGAGTATTGTACCATCGGCATGCCCGAAGCAGCGGTGGCACAGCCCCCTTGTTTCTGCGATAACAGGTGTGGAGCGTGGTCGGTTGCCACGGTCGTTATGCGTCCGTCGGCAAGCGCGCGTCGCAGTTCGGCACGGTCGTGCGCCGTTTTCACCGACGGATTGCACTTTATCAGTGCTCCCTTTGTGGCGTAATCGTCGTTCGTGAAGTACAGATGCGCAATCACAGCCTCCATGGTTACGAAGTCGCGGACATGCGGTTGTTGCAGCAAACCCAATTCGCGAGCCGTTGAAAGGTGGGCAATGTGCAGCTGGGTGTGGTGTTTCAGCGCCAGTTCCACCGCTAATTGAGAACTCTGGAAGCACGCTTCTTCGCTCCGTATTTCGTTGTGGTGGCAGATGTCGGGGTCGTTTCCGTAGCGCATTCTTGCCCTTTTCATGTTGTCGTTGATGATGCCCGAGTCCTCGCAATGCGTCATGACGGGCAGTCCGACGGCTGCTGCAGTGGCGAAAATCTGCTCCAATGCACTGCGCTTGTCCACCAGCATGTTGCCCGTAGAGGCTCCCATAAAGAGTTTTATGCCGGGAACGGTGTGCCTGTCGAGCTGTTTTATGGTGTCGGCATTGTTGTTTGTTGCCCCGAAAAAGAACGAATAGTTGATGTGCGAGCTGCGTTTGGCACGTTCCACCTTGTCGTTCAGTGCCTCAATCGTGGTGGTCTGCGGGTTGGTGTTGGGCATTTCGAAGAACGATGTAACCCCTCCGAAGGCTGCCGCACGGCTCTCGCTCTCCATGTCAGCCTTGTTTTCCATTCCCGGTTCGCGGAAATGGACGTGCGTATCAATCACTCCCGGTAAGACAAAACACCCCGAGGCATCGACGATTTCGTCGAAATTGCCTCGGGGTGCAATGTGTTCTGTTACGATTTGGGCTATCCGATTGTCTTCAATGACGATTGCGCCATTGAGCATTTGTCCTTCGTTGACTATCGTTCCGCCTTGAATGAGTTTCCTCATTGTGTTTGTGTATATATATGATGTGTACCTTCTTTTATTTCGCCAATGTGGTGTCGCCAGCCATTTCGGCTGGGGTTGGTGGTGCAATGTTGCTGTTGTCGGTCATCGTTTCCTGTGCTGGCAGCTCCATTCCGTTCATCTCTTTCTGTGCGCGTTGGAACTTTTCGTAGAAGTCTTTGATGGCTCCGTTGTTCTTAAAGGCATCGGGCGCCTTCGTCATAATGAATTCTACCCACGACGAAAGCTGTCCTACGGCATTCATATAGAGGTAGTCGTTCATCCAGACAGGGTAGGCGTCAGGCGTCATATCGTACGAAACTCTGGTAAGAAATCCCCACGGTGCCAGTGCATTGTCGAAGTTGTCGGTAACGAAAGCCGTAAAAAGACGGTCTATATCGGCATAAACCAGCAGTGCTTTCTTTATTAATCGGGTGTTGGTAGCCTGCTCGTCGTGCCCATTCATGATGGAAACACCTTCCTCGTGGTCTATTTCAATGAACTGATTGCGTAGTTGTGTGAACTTCGTCCAGAAGGTATTGAGCTTCTCGTTAAGCGGTGTGCCTCCCACACGGAGCTGTGTATTGTCGAGCTTAAGCTGTATGTCGCCTTCTTCCAAGACTATTGGGAGCTGCAAATTCATGTCGTCCATGTAGATTTGGGCTACCTGTACGGAGTCGAGAGACCCCTTGAAGGAGAAGTCTCCATGCACTACGTCGCACGAATCGAGTGTTATCAGCGAGTCTCCGGAACCGCCCTTGAGGTATAATTTCCGTCCGTCGAGGTTGGAAATGTTCGATGTCCCGTGTATGTAATACGACTTAGCGCACGACGTCAGCGCCAATGAAGGTAACGAGAGCGTAAAGTATTTTGTTCATCGAATGTATTCTTTTATGTTTCCTTCGCCGGTGCATCGCATTGCCGCGACATTCCTAAGGCGAGTTCGGCATAGCCGATTGACTTTAACAGGAACTTGTTTATGCCGTCTTACAAAAGTACAATGTAATTGCGAAGTAGCGAAAGTTTTTCATTGAATTTAAAACATTTGTGGTATATTTAGGCTTTTTTTTAAGTTTCAGACTGCTGTTCTTTCTTTATGATATGGTCTATCCGGTGTATCGTATAGAACTCTATTACGGTTGCAATGAGCAATATTACCACCCAGTTATGGTACACAATGTTTACGTAGGTGGTGTATCCTCCGATGGAATTCACGGCAAACGGACGTACTATTCCGTACACGTCTTCCACCATGAACAGCCCTGCGAGAATGAAACCCACGTCTGCCAGCACCATGATTCTGCGCAGGCGGCGTATGGCAATGTTTGTTCCAAGGTATTGTTGCCGCATTTGCATGGTGGCGAACCCTATTGCTCCAACCAGCATGACGATGCAGGCGACGTCTTGTTTGATGAAGAATGCGTAGAGACCGGTGCCCAATGCCATCATCAGACCGCCGGCTGCATAGATGATTGTTTCTATTCTATTCAGTTGTTTCATATGCATTTTTGCCCTTGAAGGGCTGTTCGTCGTCGCTAAGAACAAAGATATCTTCGTCGTCTGCCTTCATGAAATAGCGTTCGCGGGCTATCTTTGCTATGGCATCGGGGTTTGTGTTCAGTTCCTTCAGCCTTTGCATGTCGTTATAATACTGCTTTCTATATTTTGCTATTTCGGTGTTCAGGTCTTGTATTTCATAGTAACATTCAATGCTGCGACGGAAGCTGTTCTCGTCGAAAACGCCTACGATGAGCAGACCCACCATTATTGTTATCTGGTATCTGAAGCGACTTATGAACGTGAAGACGTGCCCTGTAAACTTGTTCACCTTTTACTTTAGTTATTGTTTATAGTCTTTTGCAAATGTAGCAGCGTATATGGGCAGTGTTGTTGCCGTTGTTGCTATTAGTTGCAAAAGTACGGAAAACTTTTTGAAAAAGGTGGTGCGACATTCATATTTTACGCTAATTAACAATTAATTCGGTTTCTCTGACGTTTCGTTTTCCTACTTTTTATTATCTTTGCAACACCAAATTATTATCTTTGCAATACCAAAAGGAATAAAGAAAGATGGACGAATACATTGTATCGGCACGGAAATACCGCCCTATGTCGTTTGCTTCCGTTGTGGGACAGCAGGCACTTACCACTACTTTGATGAATGCCGTGAAGAGCAAGCGGCTGGCTCATGCTTACTTGTTTTGTGGTCCGCGTGGAGTGGGAAAGACCACTTGCGCCCGCATTTTTGCCAAGACCATTAACTGCGAACACCCCACCGACCAGGGCGAAGCGTGCAACGAGTGCGAAAGCTGCAGGGCTTTCAACGAGGGAAGGAGCTACAACATCTTCGAATTAGATGCCGCAAGCAACAACTCCGTAGAGAATATCAAGACGCTGATGGAGCAAACGCGCATTCCGCCACAGATTGGACGATACAAGGTTTTCATCATCGACGAGGTGCACATGCTGTCGTCTTCGGCTTTCAATGCCTTTCTAAAGACGCTGGAAGAACCGCCAGCACACGTCATCTTCATTCTTGCTACTACCGAAAAACATAAAATTCTGCCTACAATACTGTCGCGTTGCCAAATCTACGACTTCGAACGCATGTCGGTTCCGGGTATCATCAACCATCTGAAAGCGGTGGCGGAGAAGGAAGGAATAGCCTACGAGGAGGCGGCATTGAACGTGATTGCCGAGAAAGCGGACGGCGGAATGCGCGATGCGCTCTCCATTTTCGACCAGGCGGCAAGCTTCTCCCAGGGCAACATAACCTACCGGAAGGTGATTGAAGACCTGAATGTATTGGACGCAGACAACTATTTCAACATTATGGATCTGGCTGTAGAGAACAAGGTTCCCGAAATTATGGTGCTCCTGAACAACGTCATCAACAAGGGCTTCGACGGCGGAAACCTTATCAACGGGCTTGCTTCGCACGTGCGGAACGTGCTCATGGCGAAGGACCCACAGACACTCCCACTGCTCGAAACCAGCGACGAACAACGCCAGCGCTACCGGCAACAGGCTGCAAAATGCCCCACACAGTTCCTGTACAAGGCGTTAGAGATAATGAACAGGTGCGATGTGGAATATCGGCAGAGTTCGAACAAGCGGCTGCTGGTGGAGCTGACACTTATTCAGGTGGCGCAGATTACACAGAAAGACGACGACTCTCCCGGGTCGGGGCGTAGCCCTAAGCAGTTAAAAACCCTGTTCCGAAATCTTATTTTAAAGGCTCAACCGCAAACAGCATCGCAGGTGGCTGGGGCGAGCCGCAAGCATAATGCACACGAAAACAAGCACGACCGTGCTGCAACACACGTTACTGTAACAACCCAGACACCCCCCACGGGCACCCCGTCCGCTGCTCCCACCATGCCAAAGATACGGTTGGGCAGTCTCGGAATGTCGTTCGCAAACCTTATGAACGAAGGAAAGAAAGAGGAAAAGCACGAGGAAGAGGTAGAAATAACCAACAAGGACGAGCACCAGAGCTTTACTTGGCAAGAGCTGATAGTGGAATGGAAGGGCATGTGCAACCGCATTGCCAAGCTGAACGTGAGCCTTGCGCAACGCATGAAGCTCATTAAGCCGCAGATATTGCCCGACGGAAACATCGAAGTAGTGGTGGGAAACAAAATCCTGCTCGACGAAATGCAGACCATTCGTGGTAGAATACGTGCTACGATGGCACAGCGTTTACACAACGGACAGATAGATGTGATGTTGCGACTGGCTAAGGCTGAAGAGTTGAAACCTATTCTTACACCGCGCCAAGAACTTGAAAAAATGCAGCAACAGAACCCTTCTATTGCTAAACTTATAGAACAATTGGGACTTCAATTAGAGTAAAAAACTACACAAACTACGGGCTTTGGGTTGCTATCTTCCTAAGGCTTACAAATTGTTAGTATAAAAATCATCGGCTATGGAAACAGGTATAGAAAATGAAATAGCACACAATGTTGCTTCGTTATTATTAGAAGCCGAGGTTATTTTTGCTGTTGTTATGGCATGGATAATGGCATTTTTCTTTAGCGCAATGGCTACCCGACCATCGTTTACCAAATGGAAAGATGTGTTAAAAGAACGTTTTTGGCTGTTCGTAGTCTATTTTACACTGTCTGTTATAACTGTTGCTGCCGCATATTGGTCTAGTTTCAACTATCTTTCTTTGGGTGTTGTAGCTGTTTTTCTTATAGTTTTGCTTATTTCATTTCCCCTTTATTTTTTAGTGTTTTTCTTGCGTTTGAGGCGTTGGATAGCCACTAATCCAGGTTATGCAATGCTAGTTTTCGGTAGGAGAAGGTGTTCTGGAAAACTTCATGTTATCGAAATACAAAAGATAGATGGCGTTGTTGGAAAGCAAATGAATATATTTTCTGTTTCGGGCAAATGCTTGGTGCCACCAGGAAAGCATAAAATTAGCTTTGTGGTTTGGGAGCGAACATCGGTGCCTCGAGGGTATAGCTTGCAGAAAATGTTCGACTATGATGTAGAGATAGAACTAAAATCGGGTGGTTTATACGTCGTACAAGAACACCCTTCGTTGCCTTCTTTGAATATATCTTTAAGCTGTTTTGCTCCTAATATGCGTAAAATGGCAGAATGAAAACCATAAACAGAGAATTTGAATGTTACCATTCGAGGTGTTCTACTCGTTGTTTGGGCAAAATAATATCGTAAAAAATAAAGTAATATTACCTTATAAATATGGACGCAAGTACATTCTATTTATGTTTATTTTTGTGGTGGGCATGCTGCTATGTAATAATTTCCTACTTAGTAAACCCATCGCATGTGCGTTGGAACAACCCTATAAAGCAAAGTCGTTTCGTAGTTCTTTCGGCTTTAGCAGTATCTTTTTTAAGTTTTATAGCACATTCTTACGT from Prevotella nigrescens harbors:
- a CDS encoding choice-of-anchor J domain-containing protein, coding for MKGLYTTLLAAIALLVAMPVNAQTEYQLYGHLVGVNENNGIYKFTTEATSPLTAVQKIPYSPDYGIVKVKDRYFFFVLDDSGYGVEMYMYIYNANDFTFITRHKVPTDMVSIGCPIAYDEKTDKVYSVYKDGSTYKLCTLNLTKHERNEVGTLGNNFLAITFNKEGKLYGINSAGRVGEISTADATFTEILSTGMNPHYQQSAAFPANDNNTMYWAATLDDWGGTLGIYKIDLKAKTSTMLREFKHEEEFGCLWVGDKVVAQGAPAASTDLAADFANGKLTGKINFTAPEKTYGGQTLTGELTYKVLVDGVENMQGSTQAGKATTAEVTTTQGLHDFAVIVSNAEGDGDKAEIKNIYVGHDTPKQVKNVKLVQGGATDKLTLTWDAATEGMHNGYVDPAEVKYQVHKMPSGEIVDNAATSPFKYTVTQEKAEKCFFDVTPYIDNDHKGMPTASNKVMIGKPFEVPYAAGFDTNDEVLLFTIEHIGDGNAYWDWDYDYKFMKIYSSTAPKNDWLFTPFIAVEEGSIYELSFDIRTVGTEKYEVKYGLAPEAAAMTEQLAADTEVESDQFATRSIEFTANKTAAIYIGFHANTTNVEKAMNFYLDNIRLEKVGTTAIGCIPTTTTNANLRIADGGFYILDRDTHVSVARIDGTTVLSRTVQAGQHVSLPKGIYIVRTANAAQKVVVK
- a CDS encoding TIGR00341 family protein produces the protein MQGDNTQTLWQVVKGYFNAFPEKDCEDEVVAQISDGVDFHGATLWVLIFAIFIASLGLNVNSTAVIIGAMLISPLMGPIIGMGLAVGIADLKLFKRALTNYLITTVISVVTATIYFTISPITEAQSELLARTSPTLYDVLIALFGGAAGILAISTKSKNNVIPGVAIATALMPPLCTAGYGFAMGNTSYFFGAFYLYFINTVFIAFTTCIGVRLLHFHRKKFVDREKMKRVNYYIISIVIITMLPAGYMTWSIIKQSVIENNVEKFVRDELDNSGTYIISHEYDSKTKTLNVVAIGKPISVGAIAKAQKSMADYKLGDYTLKVIQGASSDSLLAIQRNKKGLAVPGEGNSSKWQEQAYQNVALQKQLAAYTRYPVLANDMKRELKVVCPAAKSLVLSQSSECFLDTALTKGYVMAVVKTNNTLAKDDRQQLYEWLKARVKTDSLELIVLPQ
- a CDS encoding lysophospholipid acyltransferase family protein — its product is MQQNYNKKTTPTAHRTLAGTLLTLLYRVYVLFVFLPLFLVSSVITATVTAIGCRLGNGHFWGYHPGRLWGQFVIRALLLPVRVEGREHLRPNQSYVFVSNHQGSFDIFLIYGFLGRNFKWMMKKSIRKIPFVGIACECAHHIFVDKSGASKIKQTYDQARETLREGMSVVVFPEGARTFTGHIGIFRRGAFMLADELQLPVCPITINGSFDVMPRTRDWHFPVRHRLSLTIHEPIAPKGKGAEFEKETMKEAYDSIESGLEEQYKGFVENPDQ
- a CDS encoding metallophosphoesterase, yielding MIARIVIPLLLVIVLSDVYIDAHYFRKRVHITWQQRLAWWIPTIFLVTYTCILASIHNFAPTNLTWLNTYLFLLGAFVGPKTIFGICSIIGSIIRKTIIRTRRNYGHYVGLAAGIAAFLVYVYGLTFGFSQIRVRHITLTASGLPRNFDGYRIVQVSDMHIGTFNGWRRFILENEMDSIKQANADLIVFTGDLQNMRPSEILPFTNLLKTSMKNAIAVRGNHDYTEYVKLSPKDAEQQNKDFADIVRSKLGWKLLENSHTTIRRGTDSIVVAGTENDGKPPFPQKANYPKTLKGVQKGAFVIMLQHDPSAWRRHIVPGKMAQITLSGHTHGGQMQIFGFRPTKIREKNDYGVYRSGNQILNVTDGLGGFAPFRLNMPNEIVVITLKAKTTE
- a CDS encoding dihydroorotase, which produces MRKLIQGGTIVNEGQMLNGAIVIEDNRIAQIVTEHIAPRGNFDEIVDASGCFVLPGVIDTHVHFREPGMENKADMESESRAAAFGGVTSFFEMPNTNPQTTTIEALNDKVERAKRSSHINYSFFFGATNNNADTIKQLDRHTVPGIKLFMGASTGNMLVDKRSALEQIFATAAAVGLPVMTHCEDSGIINDNMKRARMRYGNDPDICHHNEIRSEEACFQSSQLAVELALKHHTQLHIAHLSTARELGLLQQPHVRDFVTMEAVIAHLYFTNDDYATKGALIKCNPSVKTAHDRAELRRALADGRITTVATDHAPHLLSQKQGGCATAASGMPMVQYSLPTMLELVDSGVLTLERLVELMAHAPAKRFNISERGFLREGYRADIAIVQPNTPWTVTEADIQSKCKWSPMLGHEYRWKVVHMLCNGVHILDGKRFNADYRGEQIRFRNEKIDCL
- a CDS encoding FtsB family cell division protein gives rise to the protein MNKFTGHVFTFISRFRYQITIMVGLLIVGVFDENSFRRSIECYYEIQDLNTEIAKYRKQYYNDMQRLKELNTNPDAIAKIARERYFMKADDEDIFVLSDDEQPFKGKNAYETTE
- a CDS encoding DNA polymerase III subunit gamma/tau is translated as MDEYIVSARKYRPMSFASVVGQQALTTTLMNAVKSKRLAHAYLFCGPRGVGKTTCARIFAKTINCEHPTDQGEACNECESCRAFNEGRSYNIFELDAASNNSVENIKTLMEQTRIPPQIGRYKVFIIDEVHMLSSSAFNAFLKTLEEPPAHVIFILATTEKHKILPTILSRCQIYDFERMSVPGIINHLKAVAEKEGIAYEEAALNVIAEKADGGMRDALSIFDQAASFSQGNITYRKVIEDLNVLDADNYFNIMDLAVENKVPEIMVLLNNVINKGFDGGNLINGLASHVRNVLMAKDPQTLPLLETSDEQRQRYRQQAAKCPTQFLYKALEIMNRCDVEYRQSSNKRLLVELTLIQVAQITQKDDDSPGSGRSPKQLKTLFRNLILKAQPQTASQVAGASRKHNAHENKHDRAATHVTVTTQTPPTGTPSAAPTMPKIRLGSLGMSFANLMNEGKKEEKHEEEVEITNKDEHQSFTWQELIVEWKGMCNRIAKLNVSLAQRMKLIKPQILPDGNIEVVVGNKILLDEMQTIRGRIRATMAQRLHNGQIDVMLRLAKAEELKPILTPRQELEKMQQQNPSIAKLIEQLGLQLE